One window of Enterobacter sp. RHBSTW-00175 genomic DNA carries:
- a CDS encoding AAA family ATPase: MRLRKLKLKNFRGYRNSTEIIIDESMTGIVGRNDFGKSTILEALAIFFETEGMKADKNDMNCFSLREGDGRFEIACEFDDLPDFIMIDDRVQTTLASEHLLNEDGNFEIVKTFKATTSGKPEQTCIRCIHPEEEPLRNLLAMKISELRAVGKEAEKNVADKRTASLWRQAIREAAAPYTCSEMLLDVDKEFGTDTKSLWGKILDLLPTYAIFKADRESSDGDSEAKNPLQQAVKDAQAALQDKITALENEIQDSVLDVAQRTLDKLREMAPELASELTPRFKEKPKWTFSFTLDGENGIPINKRGSGIRRLILLNFFRAEAEKHVAGTPRNVIYAIEEPETSQHPNYQMMLMKALLALAGQPHRQIIVTTHVPALAGLIPVEGVRYVTRNEAGEPVVKMPDDAVLKEATESLGVLPETGMERAQGIVLVEGKSDVTFLRHAASSLKQSGMLPASLEDVKIVPVLIGGCGSVKHWVTLNLANDLGLPWCVFLDSDIGGDPAQVLSIQKRKKEVEDAGKVFFATRKREIENYLCPDLIEEMTGVAVTFTDTCDAKKIIGRAVGMKPDNVLDKFWPRMTAERIISRSTYHDGMQERIELVEILSDIVAMTR, translated from the coding sequence ATGCGGCTCAGAAAATTAAAACTGAAAAACTTCAGAGGCTACAGAAACTCTACTGAAATCATTATTGATGAAAGCATGACGGGTATTGTCGGTCGTAATGACTTTGGGAAGTCAACGATTCTGGAAGCGCTGGCTATTTTTTTTGAAACAGAAGGAATGAAGGCTGACAAGAATGACATGAACTGTTTCAGCCTAAGAGAAGGGGACGGCCGTTTTGAAATAGCCTGTGAATTTGATGACCTGCCCGATTTTATCATGATCGACGACAGGGTGCAGACCACGCTCGCCTCAGAACATCTGCTGAATGAAGACGGCAATTTTGAAATCGTCAAAACGTTTAAAGCAACGACTTCAGGAAAACCGGAGCAGACCTGCATCCGCTGCATCCATCCCGAAGAGGAGCCCCTGAGAAACTTACTGGCAATGAAAATTTCCGAGCTCAGGGCGGTGGGAAAAGAAGCTGAAAAAAATGTGGCGGATAAACGCACTGCATCGTTATGGCGTCAGGCCATCAGGGAAGCCGCCGCTCCCTATACCTGTTCTGAAATGTTGCTGGATGTCGATAAAGAGTTTGGAACCGACACAAAATCATTATGGGGTAAGATCCTCGATTTGCTGCCCACGTATGCGATTTTCAAAGCCGACAGGGAAAGCAGCGACGGGGATTCAGAAGCTAAAAACCCCTTACAGCAGGCCGTAAAAGACGCTCAGGCTGCGCTGCAGGACAAAATTACAGCGCTGGAAAATGAGATCCAGGACAGCGTACTGGATGTCGCACAGAGAACGCTGGATAAATTACGTGAAATGGCCCCCGAACTCGCCAGTGAACTGACTCCACGATTTAAGGAGAAACCCAAGTGGACCTTCAGTTTCACCCTGGACGGGGAAAATGGCATCCCCATCAATAAGCGCGGCAGCGGGATAAGGAGGCTTATCCTGTTGAATTTTTTCCGGGCTGAGGCCGAGAAGCATGTCGCGGGGACGCCCAGAAATGTGATTTATGCCATAGAGGAGCCTGAAACGTCACAGCATCCGAACTATCAGATGATGCTGATGAAAGCGTTACTGGCACTGGCAGGCCAGCCGCACCGTCAGATTATCGTCACCACCCATGTCCCGGCGCTGGCCGGATTGATCCCTGTCGAAGGCGTACGTTATGTCACCCGAAATGAGGCGGGTGAACCCGTAGTAAAAATGCCGGATGACGCTGTGCTGAAGGAAGCCACTGAAAGCCTGGGGGTGCTGCCAGAGACCGGTATGGAAAGGGCGCAGGGGATAGTTCTGGTAGAGGGAAAGTCGGATGTCACTTTCCTGAGGCATGCGGCCAGTTCATTAAAACAGTCAGGTATGTTGCCAGCCTCTCTGGAGGACGTGAAAATAGTGCCAGTCCTCATAGGAGGGTGTGGCAGCGTCAAACACTGGGTGACATTGAATCTGGCCAACGATCTGGGGCTTCCCTGGTGCGTATTTCTGGACTCCGATATTGGGGGAGACCCTGCACAGGTTCTGTCCATTCAGAAACGTAAAAAAGAAGTGGAGGATGCCGGTAAGGTATTCTTCGCCACGCGCAAACGTGAAATAGAGAACTATCTCTGCCCGGATCTGATTGAAGAAATGACCGGTGTAGCCGTCACGTTTACGGACACCTGTGATGCTAAAAAAATAATTGGCCGGGCGGTGGGAATGAAACCCGATAATGTGCTTGATAAATTCTGGCCCCGGATGACAGCGGAAAGAATCATCTCAAGATCAACCTATCATGACGGAATGCAGGAAAGGATTGAGCTGGTTGAGATCCTGAGCGATATTGTTGCCATGACGAGATAA
- a CDS encoding helix-turn-helix domain-containing protein yields the protein MNTQYALKTLNQLRPVLIGFRKANGLTQRDVSERLGVTQQTYARLEANPASVGFERLFRVFSVLGVEIVLSSREPLSDAKPEYGALHNDSSLPARREKW from the coding sequence ATGAACACTCAATACGCTTTGAAGACCTTGAATCAGTTGCGTCCTGTTTTAATCGGCTTTCGCAAAGCCAATGGACTGACGCAAAGAGATGTTTCTGAACGTTTGGGTGTAACACAGCAAACTTATGCCCGACTGGAGGCCAACCCTGCAAGTGTGGGTTTTGAGCGTTTGTTTAGAGTGTTCAGCGTCCTTGGAGTGGAGATCGTACTTTCATCCAGGGAACCATTGTCAGATGCAAAGCCCGAATACGGAGCTTTGCACAATGATTCTTCACTTCCAGCCAGGCGGGAGAAATGGTGA
- a CDS encoding TnsD family Tn7-like transposition protein, producing the protein MRMLSVLPDESLFSRFCRTATVYGMSPSSLLTIIFHKPDMSVHPILNSGLKAISLHTSESADQLWHEQTLLPLFAWALPISRNEIMDFNTTPARLNRLCRLSNFSLGQRTLLKFCPVCAREDTFHYGVTYWHLAHQLHGVTTCHRHQVVLESINVPSAPHIRIGLMPPVSYTEQLSNETDFDFAKFCYESINIIRRKEICHPNYMDVLKKLNLLSLDGNLKKNVFYAHVYAKCQLFGEGSSELLPTSLTDYHYWEPILKDKCCQHPTKHLLLCYCLLNTCWPTYAGSRPNKKKEIFKSHKEYSFHMAENNTSVSNLGREFNRSRCYIKTLIYKKYLRAFKRNTKINIFTELLIKSMAVRGFSLASIAEKNSLSEGTVSSVISSCYGLCSWRKKCKKDSLRRRHKQKILRFIHNQSISVTRKLVKESCYASFFWLNKHENGWLNSCLPKAVRCYRNKRVDWSERDIISSSLINVVLSQGQYPMSLTSLDALLGGHNWLLKYRDKLPMTMTLLRKKNLIK; encoded by the coding sequence ATGAGAATGTTGTCTGTTTTACCTGATGAATCCTTGTTCAGTCGGTTTTGTCGGACAGCTACCGTGTACGGTATGTCCCCATCTTCTCTGTTAACGATCATTTTCCACAAACCTGATATGAGCGTCCATCCAATTCTCAATTCAGGATTAAAGGCTATTTCTCTTCATACATCCGAAAGTGCAGACCAGCTCTGGCATGAACAGACTTTACTCCCTCTGTTTGCCTGGGCACTACCAATCAGTCGTAATGAAATTATGGATTTCAACACGACCCCTGCCAGGCTTAATCGATTGTGCCGCCTTAGTAATTTTTCACTAGGACAGCGGACACTATTGAAGTTTTGCCCGGTTTGCGCTCGTGAAGATACTTTTCATTATGGTGTTACTTATTGGCATCTGGCGCATCAACTTCATGGGGTTACAACCTGCCATCGGCACCAGGTAGTGCTTGAAAGCATCAATGTCCCTTCTGCACCGCACATACGTATTGGACTGATGCCTCCTGTTTCGTATACAGAACAACTCAGCAATGAGACAGACTTCGATTTTGCTAAATTTTGTTATGAGTCCATAAATATAATCAGAAGAAAAGAAATTTGTCACCCAAATTACATGGATGTACTTAAAAAGTTAAATTTATTATCATTGGACGGGAATCTGAAGAAAAATGTATTTTACGCACATGTTTATGCTAAGTGCCAGTTATTTGGGGAGGGTTCATCGGAGCTTCTACCGACATCCCTTACTGATTATCACTACTGGGAGCCTATACTCAAAGATAAATGTTGTCAGCATCCCACAAAGCACCTTTTGCTTTGTTATTGTTTGTTAAATACTTGCTGGCCAACGTATGCAGGAAGTCGTCCTAATAAAAAGAAAGAAATCTTTAAAAGTCATAAGGAATACAGCTTTCATATGGCTGAAAATAATACTAGTGTTAGCAACCTTGGGAGAGAATTTAATCGCAGCAGATGTTACATTAAAACACTTATTTATAAAAAATACCTGAGGGCGTTTAAGCGAAACACAAAAATTAATATATTCACTGAATTGCTTATCAAGTCTATGGCTGTAAGGGGGTTTAGTCTGGCATCCATAGCTGAGAAAAACTCATTATCGGAAGGAACTGTATCCTCTGTAATTTCATCTTGTTACGGTTTATGCTCATGGCGTAAAAAATGTAAAAAAGATTCTTTAAGACGGCGTCATAAGCAGAAAATATTAAGATTTATACATAATCAATCCATTTCTGTAACGCGAAAGTTAGTCAAGGAAAGTTGTTATGCTAGTTTCTTTTGGCTAAATAAACATGAAAATGGCTGGCTTAATTCCTGTCTTCCTAAAGCAGTACGATGTTATAGAAATAAAAGAGTAGACTGGAGCGAGAGAGATATAATCTCATCATCATTAATAAATGTTGTTTTATCTCAGGGGCAATACCCGATGTCACTTACAAGCCTGGATGCTTTACTGGGGGGGCATAACTGGCTTTTGAAATACAGAGATAAACTACCAATGACAATGACACTTCTCAGGAAAAAGAATCTAATTAAATAA
- a CDS encoding ATP-binding protein gives MNLIRSVSAIYKEQELPEYRGNPLIEALPEALTEDEVLLEMSYFPEIDEKIRWTAPANVREQYVERIKKFRCPQTNLIQAYKMILRALRESYAARNPLKSGTIQYLHYYGTERPDIEPESGYFKSQAETITIVGMSGSGKTTMIEQVMDHFPQIIEHSSYKGVFPGFSKQIVWVKINCPYNSSVRDLCEEILQKLDDAIGIERTTPEIRNGALARQIAQRIKSSFLGILVIDEMQRLKFSRTGGESKLIDFLHEIVDSMGVSMVFCGNHPFDETLTKKMRIARRAESGGYMKISNVRYDSQDWQSFIHYLWPLQWTNVETPLNDELNEKLFILSKGNIGLAQMIYRGAQLKVIGSGNEIITGAVLSASVPVLVSHTEEYKDTLLPGAATEDEEAKWLSASNESDASAKFMSEKPLKALIPGDIDRPQHKEFVRKIDEVMRNFDEKILSLDHDLVITRTAEKKNTYDALQRCGLINTDPLNKL, from the coding sequence ATGAACCTTATACGGAGCGTTTCAGCGATATATAAAGAACAGGAGTTACCTGAGTATCGTGGCAACCCCTTAATTGAAGCACTTCCTGAAGCGCTTACGGAAGATGAAGTACTTCTGGAAATGAGTTATTTTCCCGAAATTGACGAAAAAATCCGCTGGACTGCCCCGGCGAATGTTAGAGAGCAGTATGTCGAACGTATAAAGAAATTCCGTTGCCCTCAAACCAATCTTATCCAGGCTTATAAAATGATTTTACGGGCACTTAGGGAAAGCTATGCAGCCCGTAATCCTTTAAAAAGCGGAACTATTCAATATCTTCATTACTATGGGACTGAGCGTCCTGATATTGAACCCGAAAGTGGATATTTTAAATCCCAGGCTGAAACCATTACGATAGTTGGAATGAGTGGTTCTGGAAAAACTACCATGATCGAGCAAGTCATGGATCATTTCCCTCAGATTATAGAACACAGCAGCTATAAAGGAGTTTTTCCCGGCTTCAGTAAGCAAATCGTATGGGTAAAGATTAATTGTCCATACAACTCAAGTGTGAGAGACCTTTGTGAAGAGATTTTACAAAAATTAGATGATGCAATTGGTATTGAACGAACTACACCAGAGATTAGAAATGGTGCTCTGGCTCGCCAGATTGCGCAAAGAATAAAATCATCATTTTTAGGTATCCTTGTTATTGATGAAATGCAGAGGCTAAAATTTTCAAGAACTGGAGGTGAGAGTAAGTTGATTGATTTTTTACATGAAATTGTAGATTCGATGGGGGTATCTATGGTTTTTTGTGGAAATCATCCTTTTGACGAGACTCTGACAAAGAAAATGAGAATTGCCAGGCGGGCAGAGTCTGGTGGTTATATGAAAATTTCAAATGTCAGATACGACTCACAAGACTGGCAATCGTTTATTCATTATTTATGGCCATTACAATGGACAAATGTTGAAACACCATTAAATGATGAGTTAAACGAAAAATTATTCATTTTATCTAAAGGCAACATTGGATTGGCTCAGATGATTTATCGGGGGGCACAATTAAAGGTTATCGGTAGCGGTAATGAAATCATAACTGGTGCAGTCTTGTCGGCCTCTGTACCGGTACTCGTAAGCCATACGGAGGAATATAAGGATACTTTACTCCCGGGGGCAGCGACTGAAGACGAGGAAGCCAAATGGCTCTCTGCATCTAATGAAAGTGATGCTTCGGCTAAGTTCATGTCAGAGAAGCCCTTAAAAGCTTTGATCCCTGGAGATATAGACAGGCCACAGCACAAGGAATTCGTAAGAAAAATAGACGAGGTTATGCGCAATTTCGACGAGAAAATACTGTCTCTTGACCATGATCTTGTTATCACCAGAACAGCTGAAAAGAAAAATACCTACGATGCTCTTCAGCGTTGCGGGCTTATAAATACAGATCCACTTAATAAATTGTAA
- a CDS encoding Tn7 transposition protein B — translation MDIIRNSVWLSQGTDLLAEGLYRVLDFDKKVDLLILFKIKSERTGKPIPFSFSLFKYYIESNSITCKDYIYPSYMLVDEKEITDEDRGRRDENYNIIKDLVDDRMFLFDYALHKKSHLLMDYSRNKKISQYTIRTLLALYWRHGQDVYALLPAFSNCGAAGKSRIKHEIKLGNSKKNRALPNERSRVFILNERDINNIRKSLIMYHYKVNGDTIKKTLERHIDLYFRDEIKTANLENRAPYVPSLKQFSYWNKKLFTKDFSIKKKNTKKEIDLKMRALLGSAANTTVLPGDVFEIDSTVADVHLISSLNRRKVIGRPTIYTVVDRATRMIVGLHVSLYHASWRAARQALANCFMPKKEYCRLFGISITNDDWPCSHIPLTLMCDNGEMIGLKPQEKMTPLTKLEFAPVGRGDRKSIVERCFGILNDEVIHRLIGTTRRGKIVKGAPTPQSRACLTIQEVTSLLIREILAHNQRTYEELAYINPLLIENDLVISPKNSWMISLKHGRFSARAVGADEVIARLLIPVNANITAGGIQYNNLFYECDPDIASGARVFGRTTCEARIDDNCVDYIYVRFDKNSIFKKHYLLKKRDIFKGKAHLDTDVMADWVDTQKEINLFTLDSLSNINNKDDFNKKGNERLNEIYESRRVHGKDIKKNRKNELDSLGRTDVANGRPEPLLPSSSKVLLLPGREEKQRWLKGKKKTEDAE, via the coding sequence ATGGATATTATTAGAAATTCAGTCTGGCTCTCTCAAGGCACTGATTTGCTTGCAGAGGGGCTTTATCGTGTTTTGGATTTTGACAAAAAGGTTGATTTGTTAATTTTGTTTAAAATAAAATCAGAAAGAACGGGTAAGCCAATTCCTTTCTCATTTTCATTGTTTAAATATTATATTGAATCAAATAGCATAACTTGTAAAGATTATATATACCCTTCATATATGTTAGTAGATGAGAAAGAAATAACAGATGAAGACAGGGGAAGGCGAGATGAAAATTACAATATCATTAAAGATCTTGTAGATGACAGAATGTTTCTGTTCGACTATGCATTACATAAAAAGTCTCACCTTTTAATGGACTACTCCAGAAATAAAAAAATATCACAATATACTATCAGAACGCTTCTGGCGTTGTACTGGCGACATGGGCAGGATGTTTATGCATTACTACCCGCATTCTCGAACTGTGGTGCCGCTGGGAAAAGTAGAATCAAACATGAAATTAAACTTGGGAATTCCAAGAAAAACAGAGCATTACCTAATGAACGTTCACGTGTTTTCATTCTTAATGAAAGAGATATAAATAATATTAGAAAATCTCTCATTATGTATCATTATAAAGTTAACGGAGATACGATAAAGAAAACATTAGAGAGACATATTGATTTGTATTTTAGGGATGAAATTAAAACAGCGAACTTAGAAAATAGAGCTCCATATGTTCCTTCTTTAAAACAATTTTCATACTGGAATAAAAAACTCTTCACTAAAGATTTCTCGATAAAGAAGAAGAACACGAAAAAAGAAATAGACCTCAAAATGCGGGCGCTTTTAGGTAGTGCGGCTAATACAACTGTTTTACCGGGTGATGTTTTCGAAATAGACTCAACTGTCGCTGATGTACATCTTATTTCGAGTTTAAACAGACGAAAAGTCATTGGGCGCCCAACTATTTATACAGTGGTGGATCGCGCAACAAGAATGATTGTTGGCCTTCATGTTTCTTTATACCATGCTTCATGGCGAGCTGCCCGACAAGCGTTAGCAAATTGCTTTATGCCAAAAAAAGAATATTGTAGATTATTTGGAATCTCTATTACTAATGATGATTGGCCTTGTTCTCATATTCCATTAACATTGATGTGTGACAACGGGGAGATGATTGGTCTTAAACCTCAGGAAAAGATGACCCCCCTGACAAAACTTGAGTTTGCGCCAGTCGGTAGAGGCGACAGAAAAAGCATTGTTGAACGCTGTTTCGGTATTCTAAATGATGAAGTTATTCATAGGCTTATTGGAACAACACGAAGGGGTAAGATTGTTAAAGGAGCGCCAACACCGCAATCCAGGGCTTGTTTAACGATTCAGGAGGTCACGTCTTTACTGATTCGGGAGATACTTGCACATAATCAGAGAACATATGAAGAACTGGCTTATATCAATCCCTTACTGATTGAAAATGATCTCGTAATATCACCAAAAAATAGTTGGATGATAAGCTTAAAGCACGGGAGATTCAGCGCAAGAGCCGTTGGGGCCGACGAAGTGATCGCACGATTGTTGATCCCTGTGAACGCTAACATTACCGCCGGTGGGATTCAGTACAATAATCTTTTTTATGAATGTGATCCAGACATTGCATCAGGTGCCAGAGTATTTGGAAGAACCACTTGTGAAGCAAGAATAGATGACAATTGCGTAGATTATATATATGTAAGATTTGACAAAAATAGCATTTTCAAAAAGCATTACCTGCTTAAGAAAAGAGATATATTTAAAGGTAAAGCTCATCTTGATACAGATGTAATGGCTGATTGGGTAGATACTCAAAAAGAAATTAATTTATTTACTCTGGATTCACTCAGCAATATCAATAATAAAGATGATTTTAACAAGAAAGGTAACGAAAGATTAAATGAAATATACGAATCTCGACGGGTACATGGTAAAGATATTAAAAAGAACAGGAAAAATGAACTTGATTCATTAGGGCGAACTGATGTTGCTAATGGAAGACCTGAACCCCTACTTCCGTCATCCAGTAAGGTTCTGCTTTTGCCTGGCCGGGAGGAGAAACAAAGATGGTTAAAAGGTAAGAAGAAGACTGAGGACGCAGAATAA
- a CDS encoding TnsA endonuclease N-terminal domain-containing protein → MGRGRRLKSYLDYENALGDGIGVGYGQSYQPWLRAQDVKSRGNRSIVFGLKTFRNHHLLSSVESNFFYLAEFNDSVIDIREQFPLFPLRLTQQIANHLHFQHPMVRGVRGVPVEVLNVMTTDFLLTLRTPEGGLRYKAVAVKQNESIPEREAQKLEIERMFWQLIDVEFQIYVGSELNNVVGKNICWVTSVLRDGSVFYDKYPLDKILWKLKPDVYPIVGLRAMISSIIGVDAQEAMMLLQAMIGLKMIKIDLSYPILETGLIKIISNGHYIGLNANGYY, encoded by the coding sequence ATGGGTAGGGGTAGGCGTCTCAAATCCTATTTGGATTATGAAAATGCGCTAGGTGACGGCATAGGAGTGGGCTATGGCCAAAGTTATCAGCCCTGGCTTAGAGCTCAGGACGTTAAATCCCGTGGAAACCGTTCGATAGTCTTTGGCCTTAAGACGTTTCGAAACCATCATCTCCTTTCTTCTGTCGAAAGTAACTTTTTCTATCTGGCTGAGTTTAATGACTCGGTGATTGATATCCGGGAACAATTCCCACTCTTTCCTCTCCGGCTTACCCAACAAATAGCAAATCATCTACATTTTCAACATCCTATGGTGAGGGGAGTAAGAGGAGTACCTGTCGAAGTTCTGAATGTTATGACAACCGATTTTTTACTGACCTTGAGAACTCCTGAAGGCGGACTTCGATACAAAGCTGTAGCAGTAAAACAAAACGAGAGCATACCTGAACGCGAAGCCCAAAAACTTGAAATAGAGAGGATGTTTTGGCAGTTGATTGATGTTGAGTTTCAAATTTATGTTGGCTCGGAACTCAATAACGTCGTCGGTAAAAATATTTGTTGGGTTACTTCTGTATTAAGAGATGGTTCTGTATTTTATGATAAATATCCTCTTGATAAAATCCTATGGAAGCTTAAACCAGATGTTTATCCCATAGTGGGACTACGTGCAATGATTTCATCAATCATTGGGGTAGATGCACAAGAAGCGATGATGTTATTGCAGGCAATGATTGGATTAAAAATGATAAAAATTGATTTATCATATCCAATACTCGAAACCGGTCTGATAAAGATAATATCCAATGGCCACTATATAGGACTGAACGCAAATGGATATTATTAG
- a CDS encoding NAD(P)/FAD-dependent oxidoreductase has protein sequence MERFDAVVIGAGAAGMFCAAMAGQAGRRVLLLDNGKKPGRKILMSGGGRCNFTNLYVEPAAYLSQNRHFCKSALARYTQWDFIDLVGKHGIAWHEKTLGQLFCDDSAQQIVDMLVAECEKGDVVMRLRTEVLEVSRDEQGYTLQLNGETVSADNLVIASGGLSMPGLGASPFGYKIAEQFGLKVLPTRAGLVPFTLHKPLLEQLQTLSGVSVPSVITAEDGTVFRENLLFTHRGLSGPAVLQISSYWQPGEFVTVNLVPDCDLESFLDEQRSAHPNQSLKNTLAMQLPKRLVECLQVLGQVPDVSLKQLNSRDQQALVDTLINWRVQPNGTEGYRTAEVTLGGVDTDGLSSRTMEARDVPGLYFIGEVMDVTGWLGGYNFQWAWASAWACAQALAVRRQ, from the coding sequence GTGGAAAGGTTTGATGCCGTTGTGATTGGGGCCGGTGCGGCGGGTATGTTTTGTGCGGCAATGGCCGGGCAAGCGGGCCGTCGGGTACTGCTGCTGGATAATGGTAAAAAACCCGGACGCAAGATCCTGATGTCTGGCGGGGGCCGCTGCAACTTTACCAATTTGTATGTCGAACCCGCGGCATATTTGAGTCAAAACCGTCATTTTTGCAAATCTGCGCTGGCGCGCTATACCCAATGGGATTTTATCGATCTGGTGGGTAAACACGGTATCGCCTGGCATGAAAAAACGCTGGGTCAGCTGTTCTGCGACGACTCCGCCCAGCAGATTGTCGATATGCTGGTGGCCGAGTGCGAAAAAGGCGATGTGGTCATGCGCCTGCGTACGGAAGTGCTGGAGGTATCGCGCGATGAGCAAGGCTATACGCTGCAACTGAACGGTGAAACCGTCAGCGCGGATAATCTGGTGATTGCCAGCGGCGGGCTGTCGATGCCGGGGCTGGGTGCGTCACCCTTTGGCTACAAGATTGCCGAACAGTTTGGCCTGAAGGTACTGCCTACACGCGCCGGGCTGGTGCCGTTTACGCTGCATAAGCCATTACTTGAACAACTTCAGACGCTCTCCGGTGTGTCTGTTCCCTCTGTCATCACTGCCGAAGATGGCACGGTATTTCGCGAAAATCTGCTTTTCACCCATCGCGGGCTTTCCGGCCCGGCGGTGTTACAGATCTCCAGCTACTGGCAACCGGGCGAGTTTGTGACGGTCAATCTGGTGCCTGATTGCGACCTGGAAAGCTTCCTGGACGAGCAGCGCAGTGCACATCCTAATCAAAGCCTGAAAAACACGCTGGCGATGCAGTTGCCGAAGCGCCTGGTTGAGTGCTTGCAGGTGTTAGGGCAGGTGCCGGATGTGTCTCTTAAGCAGCTCAACAGCCGCGATCAGCAGGCATTGGTCGATACCCTGATAAACTGGCGCGTGCAACCCAACGGCACCGAAGGCTACCGTACGGCAGAGGTGACGCTTGGCGGCGTCGATACTGATGGGCTTTCTTCGCGCACCATGGAAGCGCGTGACGTGCCGGGCCTCTATTTTATTGGTGAAGTGATGGACGTTACCGGCTGGCTTGGTGGGTATAACTTCCAGTGGGCCTGGGCGAGCGCATGGGCATGCGCGCAGGCTCTGGCTGTCCGAAGACAATAA